The nucleotide sequence GCAGACCGCACAGCAGACCGCACAGGCAGACCGGCAGGCCGGAGCGGCAGCCAACCGGCACCAGAGTCGGAGCGGAGCGGCGCGGCGCGCCACTCCCGTACCCGGGACGACACCCACCGCCCCCACCGCGAGCCGACGGTGCGGCGCCACGAGCGCCCGGAGCGAGACTGATACAATCGAGCGATCGTGGCCCGGCACGTCGCCCTTCTGCTGCTCGTCGCCTTCCTCACGTTCTTCGCCGGACTCGGCCGGGCCGCCATTGGCGATTCCGACGAAGCCTTCTACGCGGAGGCGTCGCGCGAGATGGTCGAATCGGGCGACTGGCTGACGCCGCACTACAACTACGAGCTGCGCTTTCAGAAACCCATCCTCTACTACTGGCTCGCGGCCGCCGTCTATCGGGTGGCCGGCATCGACGCCGCGTCCGCCCGCTTCCCTGCCGCGGCCGCCGGCCTCCTGCTGGTGCTCGTCGCCTATGCCGTCGGCCGGCGGTGGTACGACGCTGAGGTGGGCCTCGTCGCGGGGCTCGTCACGGCCACGAGCTTCGGGTACTACTTCGTCGGCCGACTCGCCCTGCCAGACCTCCCACTCGCCCTCTTCATCGTGGTCGCCACCTGGGCCGTCATCGAGTCGCTGGCCGCCTCGTCGGCCGGCCGTCAGACGGTCGCACGCTGGTGGCTGCTCGCCGCGGCGGCGGCCGCCGGCCTCGGCTTCCTGACGAAGGGCCCGGTCGCGGCGGCGCTCCCGGCGCTCGTCGCCGCGCCGCTGCTGGCCCGCGACATCGTGGGCCGCCGGCGCCAGGGCCGTCGCTGGCTGCCGTGGTCGGCCACCGACGTCGTGGCCGCGACCGTCCTGTTCCTTCTGGTCGCGACGCCCTGGTACCTCGCCATGGCGGCAACTCACGGCGTCGAGTACCTCCACCGCTTCTTCGTCGGCGAGAATCTCGACCGCTTCGCGACCGACCGCTACAACGAGCCGCGGTCGATGCTCTTCTACGTCCCGGTCGTGTTCGGCGGCCTGATGCCGTGGTCGCCGTTCGCGCTGCTCTGGATCCCTGCGATCGTGTCGGCGATCAGGCGTCGGCCGTCACTCGAGGCCGTCGACTGGCGCCTGATCTCGTGGACGCTGCTCCCGCTACTGTTCTATTCGGTCTCGATCGGCAAGCAGCCGCGGTACGTGCTGCCGATTCTCCCGCCGCTCGCGGTGCTCCTCGCGGCGAGCCTCGTCAGCCGTCTGCGGACGGCCAGGCGAACCGGCCAGTCGGCACGCGGCCTCGCGTGGATGGCGACCCTCGCCGCGGCCGTCATCCTGCTGCTCGGCCTGCTGCTGCAGCGGGCCAAACCGCTGCTCTTCGCGCTCGATCCGTCAACGAGCGCCGTCGCCACCGGTGTCGTGCTGTTTGCCGGCCTTCTGGTGCTCGTCGCGGCCTGGGTCGACCACCAGCGCCACCTCGTCTCGGCGCTGACCGGCGCCGCGGTCGCCGTGCTGCTCGCTCTCCACTACTCGGTCTACTCGGCGGCCGGCCTCGAACCCGTCCAGCGGGTCGCGGCCCTGCACGCGGCACACGGCGACGGAATCGCGCATTCGGGCACCTACCGCGTGTTCGTCCGTAACCTCGTCTTCTACACCGGGGTGAAGCAGACGGACCTCACCGAGCCCGCCGACCTGGCGGCCTTCCTGGCCTCCCCCGAGCCGGTGCTCGTCGTCACCGGCCGCGACGAACTCGAGGGCGTCGAAGCGGCCTTCGGCGTCACGGCCAGGCGGCTGGGCGAGGTCCTGTACTTCAATCCCTCGGCCGTCAGACTCAGGACGCTCTTGTGGCCCGACCCGGAGAACGACCTCGAAACGGTCGTCCTCGTCACGAACCGGTGACGGCCCCTGGAGGGGTTCGGCGTCCCAGGGACCACGCGGCGCAGCGATCACCCCCGGACGCACGAGAGGTGTAAGATCCGATCGTGGTCAGCCTTGCCGACACCCTCGGTGCTCGGACACGGGAGGCCCGCTTCTACGAACGAGCCCCCAAGGGTGCCGTGCGCTGCTACGCCTGCGGCCACGCCTGCCCGATCCCCGAGGGGGCGGTCGGCGTGTGCAAGGTCCGGTTCAATCGGGGCGGCCGGCTGTACGCGCCCTGGGGCTACGTCGCCGGCGAGCACTGCGACCCGATCGAGAAGAAGCCGTTCTTTCACGCCTGGCCCGGCGCGCTCGCGTACAGCTTCGGCATGCTTGGCTGCGACCTTCACTGCAGCTACTGCCAGAACTGGCTCACGTCGCAGGCGTTGCGCGATCCAGCCGCGCTCGTGCGCCCCACCGATACGACGCCCGAGGCGCTCGTGAGCCAGGCGCGGCGCGTCGGCGCCAGGGTCGTGGTCAGCACGTACAACGAGCCGCTGATTACCGCCGAGTGGGCCATCGACGTGTTTGCCGCCGCACGCGAGGCCGGCCTCGCGACCGCATTCGTCTCGAATGGCAACGGCACGGCCCGGGTGATCGAGGAACTCTCGCGATGGGTCGACCTCTACAAGGTCGATCTCAAGTCGTTCGAAGACCGGCAGTACCGGAAGCTCGGCGGACGCCTCGGCCCAGTCCTCGACACCATCAGGCAACTCCACGGCCTCGGCCTGTGGATCGAGATCGTCACGCTCGTCGTGCCCGGGCTGAACGACAGCGACCGCGAATTGACCGCGATCGCCGAGTTCGTCGCCTCCGTCTCCCCGGACGTGCCCTGGCACCTCACGGCGTTCCATGCCGACTACAAGATGGCCGATCACGCCGACACGTCGGCCGGCCGCCTCGTGAGCGCCGCGCGGATCGGCCGGGACGCCGGCCTGCGGTTCGTCTACGCCGGCAACATGGCCGGACGCGTGGGCCGGCTCGAGGACACTCGCTGCCCGGGCTGCGACCGGACGCTCGTAGCACGCCGGGGCTATCACATCCTCGACGACGAGCTGAGCGGGCGCGGCACCTGCCCCGGCTGCCAGACCCTCATCCCCGGCCGCTGGTGAGGCCCCGTGATCCCGGTGGCGCGAAGGCCTCAGCCTCGCGTCCGTGGCGACGGGAGCCGGCCCTCCGGACGGTGCCTCCGCTTGACGCGACGATTCCAGAGTGATATCACTATGAAATCCAAGGAGGCGTCAAGCCATGGCACAGGAGCGCGAAGTCCGGGGAGCGTCGGGTTGGGCGATGGTGGGGCTGCTGCTGGCGGTCACGGCAGCGCTCGTCGCCGCGTGCGTGTTCGGCGTGAGGACCCAGAACGTGGGCGTCATCATCACGACCGTGCTGGCGCAGGCAGGCGTGGCCTTCCTGTTTGCCGGCCTCACCGTGGTCAACCCGAACCAGTCGAGCGTCATCACTCTGTTCGGCGTGTACAAGGGCAGCATCAAGCGCCCGGGCTTCTGGTGGGTGAATCCCCTGACGACGCGGCGGAAGCTGTCGCTGCGCATCCGCAACTTCGAGAGCGGCAAGCTCAAGGTCAACGACCGCGACGGCAACCCGATCGAGATCGCGGCGGTGGTCGTGTGGCGCGTGGTCGAGACCTTCGAGGCCAGCTTCAACGTGGACGACTACGAGAACTTCGTCCACGTGCAGAGCGAGGCGGCCGTGCGCGTGCTCGCCACGAGCTACCCGTACGACGCTCCCGAGGAGGAGGGCATCTCGCTGCGCCATTCGGTCGGCGAGGTGACGGATCGGCTGCGCCACGAAGTGCAGGATCGGCTGGCCAAGGCCGGCATCGAGGTGCTCGAGGCGCGCATCAGCCACCTCGCCTATGCGCCGGAGATCGCCGGCGCCATGCTGCGCCGCCAGCAGGCAGGGGCCATCGTCGCCGCGAGGCAGAAGATCGTCGATGGCGCGATCGGGATGGTCGAGCAGGCCCTGCACGAGCTGAACGCACGCCAGGTCATCGATCTCGATCCCGAGCGCAAGGCCGCCATGGTCAGCAACCTGCTCGTCGTGCTGTGCAGCGATCGCGCGGTCGAGCCCGTCGTCAACGCCGGCACGCTGTACCAGTAGGGTCACATGGCCGAGCGGAAGGCCTTCCTGCTGCGGCTGGATCCGGCGCTGTACGACGCCCTGCAGCGCTGGGCCGACGCGGAACTGCGGAGCGTGAACGGGCAGGTGGAGTACCTGCTGCGCGAGGCGCTGCGCCAGGCCGGCCGCCTTCCTCTGCCCGACAGAACACCGGGCAGGCGAAAAGGCGAGGTGTAGCGTGACGCGAGCGAACAGGGAGCCGATGACGTCCGTTCCCCCGGCGCTGGCACGATCCACGCCTCGTCCGGTTCGGCTCTCGCCGACGGGGTGGTTCGTGGCCGTGCTCGTCGTGGCGCTAGTCGCCGGCGCCATCGCGGCGTTCGCGGGGTTGCTGGGCACGGCGACCGAGCAGCGCGCGCGCGCCGCGACGTTCGCGTCGGGAGGCCAGCGCGCCGACGCGGAGATCGTCAGCGTGCGGCGCGGCGACGCCTCGCGCCGCACCGTCCGGTACAGGTACTCGGCCGGCGGCGCCGAGGTCGAAGGGTCCGTGCGCCTGCGCCGCAGAGAGGGCCTCCAGGCTGGCGCCAGCCTGACCATCGTGTACCTGCCCGATGCGCCGGCGGTACACTATGTCGAAGCGCGGGGCCTCCGGCAGATACCGTTCTGGATCGTGCCGCTGGTGCCGCTCGCCCTGCTCGCCGGAGCCGGCTTTGCCTGGCGGGAGTTGCGAGCGCAGCGGCGCCTCGTCGAGGAGGGGCGCCCGGTGGTCGCCACGGTGACCGCCACGAAGAAGCAGCGGCATCAGCACGGCAGCCACTTCAAGGTCACGTACGAGTTCCGCCTGTTGAACGGATCGGTGCGGCGGGGCTCGTACCAGGTGCAGAAGAACCCGCCGGATCCCGGCACGCCGGTGGTCGTCCTCTACAACCGCGACCGCCCTGAGTACAGCAGGCGCTATCCCGTGTGCCTGGCGCGCGCGGCGCCAGGCAGCTGATCGGCACGCCGCACCGGTCAGGTCTCGCGACTTCCCTCGTCCGTACGGGGCTCACGGCGCGTCGGTCACTCCTCGGGGAAGATCTTGCCCGGGTTGAGGAGGCCCTCGGGATCGAACGCGGCCTTGACGCGGCGCATGAGCGCGATCGTCGCCGGAGTCAGCTCGATCGGCAGGTACGGGGCCTTCGTGAAGCCGATGCCGTGTTCGCCGCTGATCGAGCCCTCGAGCGCCACGACCCCTTCGAAGAGCTGGCGTTGGATGCGCTCGGCCCGTTCCGCGTCGCCCGGCGCGCCTGGGTCGATCATGACGTTGACGTGGATGTTGCCGTCGCCAGCATGGCCGAAACACGGCATCGGCAGCCCGGACTGCCGGCGTAACTCCTCGATGAGCGCGAAGAGCGCCGGGACGCGCCCCTTCGGCACGACGACGTCGTGATTGATCTTGAGCGGGGCGAGCGACCGGAGGGCCGGCGACAGCGCACGCCGCGCGGTCCAGAGCTCGTCGCGCTCTTCCGCCGATCGAGCGATGACGATGTCCAGGGCTCCAGCCGCCTGGCATGCGGCGACGACCCTCGTCCGCTCGTCGGCCACGGTGACCTCGACGCCGTCGACCTCGACGAGCAGGAGGGCTGCCGTCCCGGCCGGCGCCAGCCGCCGGCCGAGGTGCCGCGCGACGGCGTCGAGCGACACGGCGTCGACGAGCTCGAGCGCCGCGGGCACCACCCGGGCGCGCACGATGGTCGACACGGCACGCGCCGCGTCGGCCACCGACGCGAACGTCGCCCGCAGCGTCTCGCGGCACGGCGGCAGCGGCACGAGCCGCAGCGTCGCCTGGGTGACGATGGCGAGCGTGCCCTCCGACCCGACGAGCAGCCCCGTCAGGTCGTAGCCGACGACGTTCTTCACGGCCTTGCTGCCGGTCCGGACGACGTCGCCGTTGGGCAGTACGGCCTCGATGGCCAGCACGTACCGCCGCGTCGTCCCGTACTTGAACGCGCGTGGCCCGCCGGCGCACTCGGCGATGTTGCCGCCGATCGCCGACTCGTCGAGACTCGCCGGGTCGGGTGGGTAGAAGAGGCCGACCGCCTCCACGGCGCGCTGCAGGTGGCCGGTCACCAGGTTCGGCTCGACGACGGCCAGCAGGTTGTCTTCGTCGATCTCGAGCAGGCGATCGAGCCGCGCGAGCGAGATCACGACGCCGCCGCGCACGGGGACGGCCCCACCCGTGTAGCCGGTGCCCGCGCCGCGCGGCACCATCGGCACGCGATGGCGCGCGCACGCCCGCACGACGCCGGCCACGTCGGCCGTCGTCGCCGGGAAGACGACGGCATCGGGTAGATGGCCGTCGTGCTTGAGCGCGTCGACGCTGTGGAGTGCCCGCGTGTCGGCGTCCGTCCGGCAGGCGTCGTCGCCGACGAGGGCCCGGAGGTCGTCGATGAGGGGCCGGAGGGACGTGGTCACCCCCGGGTCATGGCCCGGTCGCCGCGGTCGAGCGCCTGCACGAAGTGCTCGATGCGCCGCGCGGCCTCCTCGAGCCGTTCGACCGAGGTTGCGTAGGAAATCCGGACGAAACCCGGTGCGTCGAAGGCCTCGCCGGGCGTCAGGGCCACGCGGACATCGTCGAGCAGGGCCTGCGCCAGGTCGGCCGACGTCCGGAAGCCGTCGGGCGAGAGCAGGTCTGACACGTCGGGAAACACGTAGAAGGCCCCCTTCGGCGAGACGCAGCGGAAGCGCGGGTTCGCGGTGAGGCGCGCGATCACCAGGTCGCGCCGCCGCCGGTACTCGTCGAGCATCGCGGTCACGCAGGCCTGCGGGCCGGTCAGCGCGGCGAGCACCGCCTTCTGCGTGATCGAGCAGACGTTCGACGTGGAGTGGCTCTGAATGGCGTTGGCGGCGGCGACGACCGGCGCCGGTCCGAGCGCCCAGCCGCACCGCCAGCCGGTCATCGCGTAGGCCTTCGACGCCGAGCCGGTGATGACGGTCGTCTCGCGCATGCGATCGGCGAGGATCTTCGGCAGGTTGTGCGGCGTCGGCTCGTAAATCAGGCGTTCGTAGCACAGATCCAGCACGATCCAGATACCGCGCCCGGCCGCGAAGTCGGCGAGCTCGACCATCTCGTCTTCCGGCATCAGCGCGCCGGTCGGATTGCAGGGTGAGTTGATCACGAAGGCCCGCGTCCGCGGCCCTGCCGCCGCGATGAACGCATCGGCGCGCAAGGCGAAGCCATCCTCGGCCGACTGGCGGACGATGACCGGCGTCGCGTCGGCGAGCTTGATCTGCTCGACGAGCGTCGGCCAGCCGGGGCTGTGCGTCACGACCTCGTCGCCCGGGCCGAAGAGGGCCATCGCGGCGTTGTAGAGCGCCTGCTTGCCGCCGGCCGACACGATGACTTCCTGCGGCGAGTAGTCGACGCCGTAGTCGGCCCGGTAGCGGTCGGCGATGGCCACCCGCAGGTCCTGGGTGCCCGCATTGACGGTGTACTTCGTGAAGTCCGCATCGATGGCCGCACGGCCCGCGGCCTTCACGTGCTCCGGCGTCGGGAAGTCGGGCTCGCCGGCCCCGAGGTCGACGACGTCCACGCCCTCGCGCCGCAGCCGATCGGCCTCGGCCGCCACCTTCATCGTGGGCGACGTGCCCACGCGCGTCGTACGTTCAGCCAGCATGTTCAACCCTTCGCCTTCATCGCATCGAGCCGGACCATCACCGCCGGCGGCACGAACCCCGAGACGTCGCCTCCGAGGGCGAACACTTCCTTCACCAGGCGCGAACTGAGGTAGGTATAGCTCTCGCCCGGCATCATGAACACGGTTTCGAGGCGCGGTTCCATGTGCCGGTTCATGAGCGCCATCTGCAGCTCGTACTCGAAGTCCGACACCGCCCGCAGCCCGCGCACGAGCACGTTGGCGCCTCGCCGGCGCGCGTAGTCGACGAGCAGCCCCTCGAAGATGTCGACCTCGACCGACGGCACGTCGGCGAACACCTCGCGGGAGAGCTCGAGGCGCTCCTCGAGCGAGAACAGCGGCTGCTTCTCGACGTTGCGCAGCATCGCCACCACGATCCGGTCGAACAGGCGGGCCCCGCGCAGGATGATGTCGACGTGACCGTTCGTCAACGGGTCGAACGACCCGGGATAGACGGCGAGCAGCGGCCGGCCGGTACTGGACATCGATTCGAACGTCCCTTCACGGCCGCTCGGCCGCGTAGAAAGTCAGCATGGTGTCGCCGCACCGCACCTCGCGGACCCGCACGAGGTGGCCCGCCGACGCGCAAACGGGCCGCCGTCGCGAGTGCTCGACGACGAGCCGCCCGCCCTCGGCCACGCACGCGGCCGCCGCCTCGACGAGCAGCTCGACGTCGGCCGCCTCGTAGGGCGGGTCGACGAAGACGATGTCGAAGGCCCCGGCGACGTCGCCCAGGGCCTCAAGGGCCGGCGCGTGGACCATAGTATAGCCGTCGTCGATCCCGCAGGTCGCGAGGTTCCGCGTCATGAGGCGGATCGCGCGGCGGTCGCGCTCGACGAACGTGACGTGCCGCGCCCCTCGGCTCAGCGCCTCGATCCCGACCGCGCCCGTCCCGGCGCAGACGTCGAGCAGACGCCCCCCCTCCAGCCACGGCGCGAGGATGGCGAAGAGCGTCTCGCGCGTGCGATCCGACGTCGGACGCAGGCCGGCCCACGTCGGCGACCGCAAGGCGCGTCCCTTGAACCGGCCGGCGATGACCCGCATCGAGTCAGCCGACCCCCACCAGGCCGAACCTCGATGTCCAGGCGGTGCGGGCCTCGTCGACGAGTCGCGCGGCGGCCGGCGCCAGCTCGAGCCAGGCCGTCGCTTCGCGGCGGGCCAGTTCCATCAGCTCCCGGTCGCGCACGAGATCGCCCACGCGCAACCGGGGCATTCCGGCCTGTCTTGTGCCGAACACCTCGCCTGGCCCGCGCAACTCCAGGTCGCGCTCGGCGATGCGAAACCCGTCGGTGGTCTCGGTGAGCACCTCGAGCCTGGCGCGCGCTTCGTCGGAGAGCGGAGGCTGGTACAGGAGCACGCAGGACGAGGCGTGGGCTCCCCGGCCCACGCGCCCCCGCAACTGGTGCAGCTGCGCCAGCCCGAACCGCTCCGCATGCTCGACCACCATCACCGTGGCGTTCGGCACGTCCACGCCCACCTCGATGACCGTGGTCGAGACGAGCACGTCCACCTCGCCTGCGGCGAACGCCCGCATCACGCGGTCCTTCGCCTCCGGCGGCAGCCGCCCGTGCAGCAGCGCCAGCCGGTAGGCCGGGAAGACGTCCGTCGCCAGGTGGTCGGCCATGGCCGTCGCGGCGCGCACGTCGACCTTCTCGCTCTCCTCGATGAGGGGGTAGACGACGTAGGCCTGTCGGCCACGATCGATCTCCGAGCGCATGAAGGCGTACACCTCGTCGCGNNNNNNNNNNNNNNNNNNNNNNNNNNNNNNNNNNNNNNNNNNNNNNNNNNNNNNNNNNNNNNNNNNNNNNNNNNNNNNNNNNNNNNNNNNNNNNNNNNNNGCCATGAAGGCGACCTGCAGGCCGTTCTCGAGCACGACGAGCGCCGCGAGGAGGGCGACGATGGTCTTGCCTGCACCGACGTCGCCCTGCAGGAGCCGGTTCATGGGAGCGGGACCCTGCAGGTCGGCGACGATCTCAGCGAGCGCCCGCCGCTGCCCTTCCGTCAGCCTGAACGGCAGCACCGCCCGCGCCGCGTCGCGCACCCTGTCGTCCACCGTGACGGCGTGTGCCTTGCGCACGCGCCCGTTCGCGCGCCGGCGGAGCGCGAGGCCGAGCTGGAACAGGAAGAACTCCTCGAAGACCAGACGCCGCTGGCACGGCGCGCGGAACGCGTTGAGCGCCTCGAGGTCGGCGCTCTCCGGGGGAAAGTGAGTGTCGGCGAAGGCCCGTCGTCGTGCGGGCAGGCCGAGGCGGGCGAGCAGTTCGGCGGGCAGGAGGTCGTCCTCGCCCGCGGGCAGCGCTTCGAGCGCGGTCGCGACGAGCGTTCGCTGCACCTTCGGCGTGAGGGTCCCGACCCGTTCGTAGACCGGCACGACGCGGCCGCTGTGCAGCGTGGGGGTGGGGCGGCCGGACGCCACGTCGTCGGCGCCGGCGACGATCTCGTACTGCGGGCTCGTCATCTGGAGTCCGGACAGTCCGCGCGTCTCGACCTTGCCGTAGAGCGCCACCACCTGACCCGCCACGAGCACGTCGCGCAGGAACCGCTGGTTGAACCAGACGACCGGCAGCCGTCCCGAGTCGTCGCCGACGAGCAGCTCGAAGACCGTGAACCCCGGCCGGCGCGTGGGCCGCATCGCCGCTCGAAGCACACGCCCCACGACCGTCACCACCTCGCCGGCGGTCACCGATGCGATGGGTCGTGCGCCGCGCCGATCTTCGTAGCGCAACGGAAAGCGGCAGAGCAGGTCCGCAACCGTCCCGAGCCCGGCACGCGCCAGATCGGCCGCCCTGCGCGGTCCGACGCCCCGCAGGCTCGAAAGCGGCGTGGCGAGCGGGTCGGCTGGAGTCGCGGCGGCGGATCGAGAGCGCGAGCGGATCACCGCTGTACGACGACGGCGCGGCCCGTGTCGACGTGGATGTCGCTGATGCGGGCCGGAAGGGCGAAGGTGGCGTCGAGGTCGATCCCGCGTGGCGACTCCGGCGACCGCGAGTAGTAGGTCACGAGCTCCTGCAGCACGGACTTCGGGACCGGGATCCCGCCGACCGACGCCGACTCGAGTTCGAACCGCGCACGACCCTGCTCCGTGCGGAGGACGCCGGCGGCCGTGACGGGCAGCCGCCCCGTGAGCAGGTTCATCGGGTCGAAGAGGCCGCCCGAGGGACGCGCGCGCCGGACGGCGTCGAGGTCGACGGTCGCCTGGCCGACGAGACGGCCTTCGCCGAGGGCCTGCACCGAGGGATCGACGACACCCGCCGGCCACTGGTCGCGCAGGTCGAGCCGGAGATAGGCGTTGAACTCGCGCTCGGTGATGGGCGTCAGTCGGGCCCCGGTGAGCGCGGCTTCGCCGTACTGGGCGATGGTCAGGATCTTCCGGGCGAAGCTGTCGGCCTCCCGCCGGCTGACGCTGGAGTCGGCCGCGACCGAGACGGCCACGAAAGGCAGCAGGGCTGCGCACAGCAGACGTGTCGAGGCCGCAAAGGCGGGACGCCGGCCGGAGGAGGTCATCGATGGTCTTCCTGGAACGCTGGCGACGTCAGTTTACCACGCACGTCGTTCTTGACTTTCGCCTTTCCTTTGCATACCCTAGCGACGAGAGTGTCCCCGTGAGGCGAACCGGCGGCCGCACCGGGCCCAAGGCCCGGGAGTTCTCGGAGGCGACCACGTGCAACCCCTGACGAAACGACAGCGCGAGATTCTCGACTACCTGAACGACTTCATCCGCCAACACGGCTATGCGCCGAGCCTCGAGGAGATCGGCCGGCGTTTCGGCCTGTCTTCGCTGGCAACGGTGCACAAGCACCTCACGAACCTGCAAGAGAAGGGTGTCATCCGCCGGGCGTGGAACCGCAGCCGGTCGGTGGAGCTCGTCGAGTCGCGGGCGGGCGGACGGGCCGTCGAGCTGCCGCTGCTGGGGTACGTGGCGGCGGGCCGTCCCATCGAGGCGATTGCGGGCCACGAGAGCATCATGGTGCCCGACGACTTCATCGGCAAGCACGACACCTACGTCCTGCGTGTCCGCGGCGATTCGATGATCGACGAACAGATCCGCGACGGCGATTTCGTCATCGTCGAAGACCGGAAGGTCGCCGAGAACGGTGAGATGGTGGTGGCGTTGCTC is from Acidobacteriota bacterium and encodes:
- the lexA gene encoding transcriptional repressor LexA, with amino-acid sequence MQPLTKRQREILDYLNDFIRQHGYAPSLEEIGRRFGLSSLATVHKHLTNLQEKGVIRRAWNRSRSVELVESRAGGRAVELPLLGYVAAGRPIEAIAGHESIMVPDDFIGKHDTYVLRVRGDSMIDEQIRDGDFVIVEDRKVAENGEMVVALLEGHDVTLKKFYRENGHVRLQPANPAMQPLVVPAERVQVQGVIIGVMRRY